From Deinococcus aquaticus, one genomic window encodes:
- a CDS encoding flavin-containing monooxygenase gives MSEPTYLIIGAGPCGLSLARAFTQAGLSYEQVERHSDVGGIWDLGNPGTPMYRSAHFISSKTTSAFLGFPMPADYPDYPTNRQILDYLRSFARTFGLYGRIRFGVGVVDVQEMPGGWQVSFTDGQTRTYAGVICATGTNWEPQMPELPGVFDGDVRHSVTYTSPDEFRGRRVLVLGAGNSGCDIACDAARSANAAFISMRRGYHFIPKRVFGRPADTLAAGGPHLPAFIERPVMQGLLKLVTGDLTKLGLPKPDHRLFESHPIVNDQLLHHLAHGDIHVKGDVARLEGPDVVFRDGTREPVDLIICATGYTMNIPYARRYFEWKSERPDLYLTMFNRAHHNLFGLGYLETDGSLYPLADWMAHMLTQYLLGQRAYPGGPQPFDTLIREDRTDLSGGTHVDSPRHALYVQRRAYLTHLRALCRRLGWPEPDEAALGVPAHPGPLHPGHPQAVNA, from the coding sequence ATGAGCGAACCCACGTATCTGATCATCGGGGCCGGACCCTGCGGCCTGTCCCTCGCGCGCGCCTTCACCCAGGCGGGCCTGAGTTACGAGCAGGTGGAACGCCACTCGGACGTGGGCGGCATCTGGGATCTCGGGAATCCGGGCACGCCCATGTACCGCTCGGCGCACTTCATCTCGTCGAAGACCACCTCGGCGTTCCTGGGCTTCCCCATGCCCGCCGACTACCCGGATTACCCCACCAACCGGCAGATCCTGGACTACCTGCGCTCGTTTGCGCGAACCTTCGGGCTGTACGGCCGCATCCGCTTCGGGGTGGGTGTGGTGGACGTGCAGGAGATGCCCGGCGGCTGGCAGGTCAGTTTCACGGACGGGCAGACCCGCACGTACGCCGGGGTGATCTGCGCGACCGGCACGAACTGGGAACCTCAGATGCCGGAACTGCCCGGCGTGTTCGACGGTGACGTTCGCCACAGCGTCACGTACACCAGTCCCGACGAGTTCCGGGGGCGGCGCGTGCTGGTGCTGGGCGCCGGGAATTCCGGGTGCGACATCGCCTGCGACGCTGCCCGCAGCGCCAACGCGGCCTTCATCAGCATGCGGCGCGGGTACCACTTCATTCCCAAGCGGGTGTTCGGGCGGCCCGCCGACACCCTGGCGGCAGGGGGCCCGCACCTCCCGGCGTTCATCGAGCGGCCCGTCATGCAGGGCCTGCTGAAACTCGTGACCGGCGACCTGACCAAACTGGGCCTCCCGAAACCCGACCACCGCCTGTTCGAATCGCACCCCATCGTGAACGACCAGCTGCTGCACCACCTCGCGCACGGGGACATCCACGTGAAGGGTGACGTGGCGCGCCTGGAAGGCCCGGACGTCGTGTTCCGCGACGGCACGCGCGAGCCGGTGGACCTGATCATCTGCGCGACCGGGTACACCATGAACATCCCCTACGCCCGCCGGTACTTCGAGTGGAAGTCCGAACGCCCGGACCTGTACCTGACCATGTTCAACCGCGCGCACCACAACCTGTTCGGACTGGGCTACCTGGAAACCGACGGGTCCCTGTACCCCCTGGCGGACTGGATGGCGCACATGCTCACGCAGTACCTGCTGGGGCAGCGGGCGTACCCGGGCGGGCCGCAGCCCTTCGACACCCTGATCCGCGAGGACCGCACGGACCTGTCCGGCGGCACGCACGTGGACAGTCCCCGCCACGCGCTGTACGTGCAGCGCCGCGCGTACCTGACGCACCTGCGCGCCCTGTGCCGCCGCCTGGGCTGGCCCGAACCGGACGAGGCCGCCCTGGGTGTGCCCGCCCACCCCGGCCCGCTGCACCCTGGCCACCCCCAGGCGGTGAACGCATGA
- the def gene encoding peptide deformylase yields MTHLDSPRVYPLRLYGDPVLRRKAKPLLATDTLTVPGFDPQTVRQVADTMLETMFEARGVGLAAPQIGLPVRMFVAVEYEDDEEENEGGDDNLRSRVLRDYVMLNPVLKVINKKKDRSYQEGCLSIPGIYEEGVPRARAVQVSYTDLDGVARTLEADDYLARVFQHETDHLDGVMFLDRLPAEVTEDYRKELLAIQQKSRALLNDLAAHEQRRRAERS; encoded by the coding sequence GTGACGCACCTCGATTCTCCCCGCGTGTACCCGCTGCGCCTGTACGGCGACCCGGTGCTGCGCCGCAAAGCCAAACCCCTGCTGGCCACCGACACCCTGACCGTGCCGGGTTTCGATCCGCAGACGGTGCGGCAGGTGGCCGACACCATGCTCGAAACGATGTTCGAGGCGCGCGGCGTCGGACTGGCCGCCCCGCAGATCGGGCTGCCCGTGCGGATGTTCGTGGCCGTGGAGTACGAGGACGACGAGGAAGAGAACGAGGGCGGCGACGACAACCTGCGCTCGCGGGTGCTGCGTGACTACGTGATGCTCAACCCGGTCCTGAAGGTCATCAACAAGAAAAAGGACCGCTCTTACCAGGAGGGCTGCCTCAGCATTCCCGGCATCTACGAGGAGGGCGTGCCGCGCGCCCGCGCCGTGCAGGTCTCGTATACCGACCTGGACGGCGTGGCCCGCACGCTGGAGGCCGACGATTACCTCGCGCGGGTCTTCCAGCATGAGACCGACCACCTGGACGGCGTGATGTTCCTGGACCGCCTGCCGGCCGAGGTGACCGAGGATTACCGCAAGGAACTGCTGGCCATTCAGCAGAAATCACGCGCGCTACTGAACGACCTGGCCGCGCACGAGCAGCGCCGCCGCGCCGAGCGTTCATGA
- a CDS encoding SDR family NAD(P)-dependent oxidoreductase codes for MKRTAQGAVAVVTGAAGAIGTEIALALDAAGAHLVLVDLHPDGLEAVQARLSRPAQLITADLTRPDDIEYIREQVVARHGACHLLINNAGVVVVEAFERSERATIERELNVNLLAPALLSREFFPWLSLGRWKGGAWHKGQIVNIVSMAGIVPIAESAVYTASKFGLRGLMLALNQRFGERGVIVSSVLPGGVDTGMLRHEATHGGSPLNFLSEPQTARQVAQAVMASVARPRLERYVPYGDGLSGRLAMLLPGLLPSLTPLMSVIGERGRQRYLKKRGLVEVTPHNAS; via the coding sequence ATGAAACGCACCGCTCAGGGAGCCGTGGCTGTCGTGACCGGCGCGGCCGGAGCCATCGGCACCGAGATCGCCCTGGCCCTCGACGCCGCCGGAGCGCACCTGGTCCTCGTGGACCTGCACCCGGACGGACTGGAGGCCGTGCAGGCCCGCCTGAGCCGCCCCGCGCAGCTGATCACGGCGGACCTGACCCGCCCGGACGACATTGAATACATCCGCGAGCAGGTCGTCGCCCGGCACGGCGCGTGCCACCTGCTGATCAACAACGCGGGCGTGGTGGTCGTGGAAGCCTTCGAACGCAGCGAACGCGCCACCATTGAACGGGAACTGAACGTGAACCTGCTGGCCCCCGCCCTGCTGAGCCGCGAATTCTTCCCCTGGCTGAGCCTGGGCCGCTGGAAGGGCGGCGCGTGGCACAAGGGGCAGATCGTGAACATCGTGTCCATGGCGGGCATCGTGCCCATCGCGGAAAGCGCCGTGTACACCGCGTCGAAGTTCGGGCTGCGCGGCCTGATGCTGGCCCTCAACCAGCGCTTCGGCGAGCGGGGCGTGATCGTCAGCAGCGTCCTGCCCGGCGGAGTGGACACCGGCATGCTGCGCCACGAGGCCACGCACGGCGGCAGCCCACTGAACTTCCTGAGCGAACCGCAGACCGCCCGGCAGGTCGCGCAGGCCGTCATGGCCAGCGTTGCCCGCCCCCGACTGGAACGCTACGTGCCGTACGGGGACGGCCTGTCCGGCAGGCTGGCCATGCTGCTGCCCGGCCTGCTGCCCAGCCTGACGCCCCTGATGAGCGTCATCGGCGAACGCGGCCGCCAGCGGTACCTGAAAAAACGCGGTCTGGTCGAGGTCACCCCGCACAACGCCAGCTGA
- a CDS encoding tetratricopeptide repeat protein: MHRTPLTCFSITLALTAALLGHASAQTAPAQPAPAPAPTSLLTQGQGAAQAAAEARDLILKARSAYPAGSANIDQTLWKQAAAAAETAVSAAPGNPDYLKLRAQIYTEVGFWRQAELAWNAYFRAAPGAGTPESQQAAAVQYNLGYAAYTRNMPDQAAAFFSTCLQLDAANVPCATWAARTALEAGNYTQAQTLYARALTLNPADKTLAYFQGLAQSAGRYGPAATRAFSRAYGDREAGRKTQALAGFQEAARSAPNFTEAQREAGRLALELGNTQAALDAYTALNALPGPTAADRFNLALATEAQQYGLGAVQTYRAAYQKYTAGEKAAAETGFQAATQQSPTYAKAWAWLGRVRYEAKNYAAAAEAYAQAVTLDPTDRSSAYYLKLSQQGK, from the coding sequence ATGCACCGCACCCCCCTGACCTGCTTTTCCATCACGCTGGCCCTGACCGCCGCCCTGCTCGGCCACGCCAGCGCCCAGACCGCACCCGCACAGCCCGCACCTGCTCCCGCGCCCACCAGCCTGCTCACGCAGGGTCAGGGCGCCGCGCAGGCCGCCGCCGAGGCCCGCGACCTGATCCTCAAGGCCCGCAGCGCCTACCCCGCCGGCAGCGCCAACATCGACCAGACCCTCTGGAAACAGGCGGCCGCCGCTGCCGAAACGGCCGTGAGCGCCGCGCCCGGCAACCCGGACTACCTGAAACTGCGCGCGCAGATCTACACCGAAGTCGGCTTCTGGCGGCAGGCGGAACTCGCCTGGAACGCGTACTTCCGCGCCGCGCCGGGTGCGGGCACCCCTGAATCGCAGCAGGCGGCCGCCGTGCAGTACAACCTCGGGTACGCCGCGTACACCCGCAACATGCCGGATCAGGCCGCCGCGTTCTTCAGCACCTGCCTGCAACTCGACGCCGCAAACGTCCCCTGCGCCACCTGGGCCGCCCGCACCGCGCTGGAAGCCGGGAACTACACCCAGGCGCAGACGCTGTACGCCCGCGCCCTGACCCTGAACCCCGCCGACAAGACGCTGGCATACTTCCAGGGTCTCGCGCAGAGCGCCGGACGCTACGGCCCCGCCGCCACCCGCGCCTTCAGCCGCGCCTACGGCGACCGCGAGGCCGGACGCAAGACGCAGGCCCTCGCCGGATTCCAGGAGGCCGCCCGCAGCGCCCCCAACTTCACCGAGGCGCAGCGCGAGGCCGGACGGCTGGCCCTGGAACTCGGGAACACCCAGGCCGCGCTGGACGCCTACACGGCCCTGAACGCCCTGCCCGGCCCTACCGCCGCCGACAGATTCAATCTCGCGCTGGCCACCGAAGCCCAGCAGTACGGCCTGGGCGCCGTGCAGACCTACCGCGCCGCGTACCAGAAGTACACGGCCGGTGAGAAAGCGGCCGCCGAGACCGGCTTCCAGGCGGCCACGCAGCAGAGCCCCACCTACGCCAAGGCCTGGGCGTGGCTGGGCCGCGTACGCTACGAAGCGAAGAACTACGCCGCCGCCGCCGAGGCGTACGCGCAGGCCGTGACCCTCGACCCCACCGACAGGAGCAGCGCCTACTACCTGAAACTCTCCCAGCAGGGCAAGTAA
- the fmt gene encoding methionyl-tRNA formyltransferase, translating to MSARPLRVAFFGSPAFALPVLEAIRGAFEVVLVVAQPDKPVGRGLKLTPPPVAARAAELGLPLAQPARLRRNPDFEATLRDCGVDVAVTCAYGKILPASVLGVPRYGFLNTHTSLLPAYRGAAPIQWALIQGEAVTGTTIMQTDEGMDTGPVLLQEPLPIAPEWTAHELADALSAQAARLIVQALSTLDGLLPTAQDESLATHAPMLTKEDGFVRWADTAAQIVNRHRGVAAWPQTTAFLNGARLKLAGLSVTEGSGQPGEVLSVTDAGLTVAAQEGAVLIRTVQPEARKAQPAHTWAQAAGITPGTRLDLWEPTDP from the coding sequence ATGAGTGCCCGCCCGCTGCGGGTGGCGTTCTTCGGGTCGCCCGCCTTCGCCCTGCCGGTGCTGGAAGCGATCCGCGGGGCATTCGAGGTGGTGCTGGTCGTCGCGCAGCCGGATAAACCGGTGGGGCGCGGCCTGAAGCTCACGCCGCCGCCCGTCGCGGCCCGCGCCGCCGAGCTGGGCCTGCCGCTCGCGCAGCCTGCCCGCCTGCGCCGCAACCCGGACTTCGAGGCCACCCTGCGGGACTGCGGCGTGGACGTGGCCGTCACCTGCGCGTACGGCAAGATCCTGCCCGCCAGCGTGCTAGGCGTGCCCCGTTACGGGTTCCTGAACACGCACACCAGCCTGCTGCCCGCCTACCGGGGGGCCGCGCCGATCCAGTGGGCGCTGATCCAGGGCGAGGCGGTCACGGGCACAACCATCATGCAGACCGACGAGGGCATGGACACCGGCCCCGTGCTGCTGCAAGAGCCGCTGCCCATTGCGCCGGAATGGACCGCGCACGAACTGGCAGACGCCCTGAGCGCGCAGGCGGCCCGGCTGATCGTGCAGGCCCTGTCCACCCTGGACGGTCTGCTGCCCACCGCGCAGGACGAGTCTCTGGCCACGCACGCCCCCATGCTGACCAAGGAGGACGGCTTCGTCCGCTGGGCCGACACGGCCGCGCAGATCGTGAACCGCCACCGGGGCGTGGCCGCGTGGCCGCAGACGACTGCCTTCCTGAACGGCGCGCGCCTGAAACTCGCGGGCCTCAGCGTCACGGAAGGCAGCGGCCAGCCCGGCGAGGTCCTGAGCGTCACCGATGCCGGCCTGACCGTCGCCGCGCAGGAGGGAGCCGTCCTGATCCGCACCGTGCAACCCGAGGCCCGCAAGGCCCAGCCTGCCCACACCTGGGCGCAGGCCGCCGGCATCACGCCCGGCACCCGCCTGGACCTGTGGGAACCCACCGACCCCTGA
- a CDS encoding permease prefix domain 1-containing protein, translating into MTRDQFIRHATRGLWGTKKRDAALELRGAIEDKIYRHQLCGLTNADAERAALRDLGNPHAIARDLNRVHTAPAAIRATLLLGVAGLLSLQAVAQVSAVQSTFLPQDTDPQTCALRTGQTTAGQNPVAQRLLEQAGGVEGLREQCRTGAFAVFGPLLNVTDLLAALKAARVPVNAYAGPRVLTLNGGVTGTVPQVSFQIETMNGQQYLPSMFLTTFLTSVTSQPFSFTGLTNPVLTIGAARIPIGTAQAPVRTVDLIANGLTGARRTDTSLPIPVNVLPQSTRQPADPAAPQLTVPGKDGEVFAVVQNILRINADRRSMDAPETLWVRARQNGRIAFTDEVDLNVRLVNSQEELDQATAWGVKAAVIYRVNIANLQHPVLTPVPAAQVKVVQP; encoded by the coding sequence ATGACCCGCGACCAGTTCATCCGCCACGCCACACGCGGCCTGTGGGGCACGAAAAAACGCGACGCGGCCCTGGAACTGCGCGGCGCCATCGAGGACAAGATCTACCGCCACCAGCTCTGCGGCCTCACCAACGCCGATGCCGAACGGGCCGCGCTGCGCGACCTGGGCAACCCCCACGCCATCGCCCGTGACCTGAACCGCGTCCACACCGCACCCGCCGCCATCCGCGCCACCCTCCTGCTGGGCGTCGCCGGACTGCTGAGCTTGCAGGCCGTGGCGCAGGTCAGCGCCGTGCAGTCGACTTTTTTACCGCAGGATACGGACCCGCAGACCTGTGCCCTCAGGACGGGGCAGACCACCGCCGGTCAGAATCCTGTCGCGCAGCGGCTGCTGGAGCAGGCAGGCGGCGTAGAGGGCCTGCGTGAGCAGTGCCGGACCGGGGCCTTCGCGGTGTTCGGCCCACTTCTGAACGTGACGGACCTGCTGGCGGCCCTGAAGGCGGCGCGGGTTCCAGTGAACGCCTATGCAGGCCCTCGCGTCCTCACGCTGAACGGTGGTGTCACCGGGACCGTCCCGCAGGTCTCCTTCCAGATCGAAACGATGAACGGCCAGCAGTACCTGCCCAGCATGTTCCTGACGACTTTCCTGACCTCCGTGACCTCACAACCGTTCAGCTTCACGGGCCTGACCAACCCGGTCCTGACGATCGGCGCAGCCCGCATTCCCATCGGGACCGCGCAGGCACCGGTCCGGACGGTAGATCTCATTGCCAACGGACTGACAGGGGCGCGCCGGACGGACACCTCTCTGCCCATTCCCGTGAATGTCCTCCCGCAGAGCACCCGCCAGCCCGCCGATCCTGCCGCCCCGCAGCTGACCGTGCCGGGCAAGGACGGGGAGGTGTTCGCCGTGGTGCAGAACATCCTGCGGATCAACGCGGACCGGCGGAGCATGGACGCGCCGGAAACGCTGTGGGTGCGCGCCCGGCAGAACGGCCGGATCGCCTTCACGGACGAGGTAGATCTGAACGTCCGGCTGGTGAACTCGCAGGAGGAACTGGATCAGGCGACCGCGTGGGGCGTGAAGGCGGCCGTGATCTACCGCGTGAACATCGCAAACCTCCAGCACCCAGTACTGACGCCGGTTCCGGCGGCGCAGGTCAAGGTGGTGCAGCCCTGA
- the surE gene encoding 5'/3'-nucleotidase SurE, which yields MSDPAPRPRILVANDDGIFSPGIKALAQAMSTFADVIVSAPDVEQSAVGHGITIRRPLRFKHTASAGFGDIPAYRVDGTPADCVVLGVHLTGQPDLVVSGINLGPNLGDDLTHSGTVAAAIEGMSLGVPAIAFSQQATPAGEYDFAPGAAYAARLAREVLARGLPPRTLLNVNFPALPPRGVRVTRVGEHRWEDRIVTRHDPEGREYHWVAGTSTASDAHDDHTDYGAVHAGHISVTPVRIDLTARDLLGNLAGYVPQL from the coding sequence ATGAGCGACCCTGCCCCCCGCCCCCGGATTCTCGTGGCGAACGACGACGGCATCTTCAGCCCCGGCATCAAGGCCCTGGCCCAGGCCATGAGCACCTTCGCGGACGTGATCGTCAGCGCGCCCGACGTGGAACAGAGCGCCGTCGGGCACGGCATCACCATCCGCCGCCCCCTGCGCTTCAAGCACACCGCCAGCGCCGGCTTCGGCGACATTCCCGCGTACCGCGTGGACGGCACGCCCGCCGACTGCGTCGTCCTGGGCGTGCACCTGACCGGCCAGCCAGACCTCGTGGTCAGCGGCATCAACCTCGGCCCGAACCTCGGAGACGACCTGACGCACAGCGGCACCGTCGCCGCCGCCATCGAAGGCATGAGCCTCGGCGTGCCCGCCATCGCCTTCAGCCAGCAGGCCACCCCCGCCGGCGAGTACGACTTCGCCCCCGGCGCCGCCTACGCCGCCCGCCTCGCCCGGGAAGTCCTGGCGCGCGGCCTGCCCCCACGCACCCTGCTGAACGTCAACTTCCCCGCCCTGCCCCCACGCGGCGTGCGCGTCACCCGCGTCGGCGAGCACCGCTGGGAAGACCGCATCGTCACCCGCCACGACCCCGAAGGCCGCGAATACCACTGGGTCGCCGGGACCAGCACCGCCAGCGACGCCCACGACGACCACACCGACTACGGCGCCGTGCACGCCGGGCACATCAGCGTCACGCCCGTCCGCATCGACCTGACCGCCCGCGACCTGCTCGGCAACCTCGCCGGGTACGTCCCGCAGCTGTAA